In a genomic window of Vulpes lagopus strain Blue_001 chromosome 13, ASM1834538v1, whole genome shotgun sequence:
- the TSPAN13 gene encoding tetraspanin-13, whose product MVCGGFACSKNCLCALNLLYTLVSLLLIGIAAWGIGFGLISSLRVVGVVIAVGIFLFLIALVGLIGAVKHHQVLLFFYMIILLLVFIVQFSVSCACLALNEEQQGQLLEVGWNNTASARNDIQRNLNCCGFRSFNPNDTCLASCAKSSHPCSLCAPIIGKYAGEVLRFVGGIGLFFSFTEILGVWLTYRYRNQKDPRANPSAFL is encoded by the exons TTGGTTAGTCTGTTGCTAATTGGAATCGCAGCATGGGGCATTGGTTTTGGGCTGATTTCGAGCCTCCGAGTGGTTGGTGTGGTCATTGCAGTGGGCATCTTCCTGTTCCTGATTGCATTGGTGGGGCTGATTGGAGCGGTAAAACACCATCAAGTGTTgctttttttt TACATGATTATTCTCTTACTTGTATTTATCGTCCAGTTTTCTGTATCATGTGCTTGCTTAGCCCTGAACGAGGAGCAACAg gGTCAGCTTCTGGAAGTTGGTTGGAACAATACAGCAAGTGCTCGAAATGACATCCAGAGAAATTTAAACTGCTGTGGGTTTCGAAGTTTTAACCCAAATGACACTTGTCTGGCT AGCTGTGCCAAAAGCAGCCACCCATGCTCACTGTGTGCTCCAATAATAGGAAAATACGCTGGAGAGGTTTTGAGGTTTGTTGGTGGCATTGGCCTCTTCTTCAGCTTTACAGAG aTCCTGGGTGTTTGGCTGACCTACAGATACAGGAACCAGAAAGATCCTCGTGCTAATCCTAGTGCATTCCTTTGA